From Antechinus flavipes isolate AdamAnt ecotype Samford, QLD, Australia chromosome 1, AdamAnt_v2, whole genome shotgun sequence:
TCTGTTGCTATCACTTGACTAATGGATAGACTCTGAAGAAAGTTTGGCCACTTtaggaaacaaagtaaatggTTGCAGCTGgttttcaaaaaagagaatgaaaggaaaggaggTGGAGAAAGAGAAACCTTGACTCCTTTCCTTGAATCAACATCCCCGGCgcaagggaaggggagggagatgCATCAGAGAAATGGAGCAAAGCCAAGTTTGTGTGCTTGCGTCTTTAGTTCCCGTGCTAGGCAGCAGGGCTGGAGGGCGTACCTAGAGTCCAGAGCAGGAGGGGCCCGTTCCCACGTGACTGTGACAATCCGCCGACGCCCTGCTCAGGGCTGGGGGCTGTAGTCGATCTGGTCTTCAGACTGCTCCAGCATGTCCAGCATCTCTTCGATGATGGCTTGCAGGGCTCGGCCCAACTGGTCTGCGTTATAAGGTTTTCCTAGTGGAGGGACGTGCACAAACGCAGATCGGCCGTGGCTCTGGTACAAGGAGGTGTAGTAAGTAAAGTCGCAGAGATACCTAAGGTTTGGGGAGAGGGACCAGAAGTTAGTTACAGTGACCCGCGTCAAGCTTGACCCTTCAGGATGGAGGAGCCGTCATGGCCGGTCTCAGTGGGCGAGAAGGAGGATTTCCTCACCGGGCTGGGATCGAGATGGTGCCGAGGGACTAGTCATGAGACACTTTAACACGTCCATGGACACCATCGATTGTGGGCCCCAGGATTACACTCAGGCCTCAGATGGAGATGACTTACCCTGGCCTACACACCTGTAGACTCAAGACTTGGTTTGCTATTGGAGaaagcctgaagaagagaagccTTTGAAATGAGCTCTATTTCCAGGCTTTTagataggaagggaagggaaggaaatagtgCCCGCCCtgtgccaggttctgtgctaagcactctataaatatgatctcatttgatccttatgacaaAACCGGGAGGCAGGGGCTCTTATCTCCATCTCACAGATGAGGCGACCAGCCTCACAGAGGCTTGCCCCGCGTCACAGAGCTAaggagtgtctgaggctggatttgaattcagatcccctgactccaggctcattGCTCTGTGCACTGTGCCACTGGTTACagtgggaaaaagagaaatggcCCCAGAAGGCCAACGTGGAAGTAATGAGTCACAGGGAACCGAGTTTTGGTTCCTCATCCAGAAGTTCCCAAACAATCATAGCTGTCTTACAGTGAAATGGGCTTCTTCAACAGGTAACAAATTCCCTGTGACTAGAGATCTTGACCACTTTATTAAGAATGTGGATAAGAGGCAGGGTTGGCTGAATAGTTCTTGGGGCCTTTCTAAATCTAAGAGTCTGTGATTCTACCAAAAATGGCTGCTCTAAAGGAGAAATTCAGCCCCAGGCCACGAGATAACCCCCAACTGCccagaataaaaaaatcataaaattggaGGACTGAGAATTCAAAGTCACCTAGAAATCCCTTCATCctacagaagaggaaagtgagagGAAAACCCAGGAAGCACATCCCATGAGCTCTGAGCCTTGCAGGGGACCTGTCCTACCTGCCAGCATCCTGGGAGATGGTCACTGTGACATCCAGACCCAGGGTGGTCACTCGCTTGCAGACGGCATCCATGTCAATGATGGAGTCAATGCATTCTGGCCCATTTTCTACGCAGCAGTGGGAGCCAGGACAGAAAAGGCAGTTGTCCAGCCCTTTGTATCCGTTGTTGTGGCCACATTTTTCCAAGGTCACTGTTGTTGCCATGCCAGACACCCCTACATGGACTACCAGCTGCAAAGGAATGATGTGCTTAACAGTGGTGGGAACTAGATATCATTAGAGGCATTTACTATTCTTTGTTTCAGTCTGAACTTGAGGAAATGATGTCAGTAGCAGAGCTGGGGCAACTGTGAAATATTTGTGAGACCCAGCACACAGCTATCTGGCCTTGCCTTGCTAAGTGAAAGACACTATAAGATGTATCATGGGTTTTTTGGAAGACCAGGCAGGGTCTTTCACATAGGATAATATGGCAatattataatgttattatatattattatgttatatatttcacatatgaTGGCCTAGCAGAGAGAGTCATGGAAAAGAGGGCAAAAAGTCAAACTACACCACCTTCTGGGATTTGAGCTGAGATAGCTTAAGATTTCAGGACTCCATAACATAGCTCTGTCCTTTCTAAATTGTCTGTTAAATACTAACAAAAATTCTAGTCTTTGCCTATAGTACTGGTAGAATCACAAATGGAGACCATCTTTTTAGAGAATAATTTGGCACTATGCAAGAGTTATAAAAATACCCATGCTCTTTGGTCTATTATTGAAACTAAACTATAAGAACAATATCCAAAACAAAAAGCACCAACTGTTCAACAATACACATTATTGATGGTTGAGAATGCACCAGAAACAAATTTAATGTCCACCTGAGAAAGTGATTAACAAAAAACCTATGATATATTAAAGTAACATGGTATCATGAGACAATGAAGAATAAGAGAcgtgaagaaaataaagaaatatgagaagacctAAAATAGCAGATGAAGGAAGTAGAACCAATGACACGTGGGCTACACCTGTGTGTGAAGAAGCAGACAAGAACAGAGTGAGCAGCCCAGACAAAGGACAGAGTTCTGCCCAAGAAACACCTGACTCTGATAGAGCTCAGCTGTTAGGCAGAGTTGGGGAGGCCCTCCTCAAGAGTCTGACCTCCTGCTGACAGCCCACCTGTTGCTGTTGGGGCCGATTACGGATTCACATTCAGAATGCTCAATAACTGCGAGCACTGGAAGGAGACATCATTCATGGTTCCAGTATAAATCTCAGCAGACATATTTTACCATTACTTGTGGAAGGAATGGTCTAACCTGATAGAGTTTACAATAATACTTCAAAGATTCATCACTTCCTCAGTGTGGGAACCTTCGTCATCAATGTCAGACTGCAAGGGTGAATGGTCTGTGGGAAcagccatgactgaaaaaatCCACCACCTACCTTACCTAGATAAGCCTTCCCCAGTTAAGGTCCTTGGACAGACATGCACTACTGCTTTACACGCAAAGCTCCAGCTTGGTAGGATCTGCTAAAGCTTATGTTCCCCTGGCATATAGCCTTGGAAAACTCTTAAATGGAGGAACCCATGCCAGCTGCCAGGATTATTAAATCTGGAGATCTCAGGCCTTGCGTGGGGGGCATAAGTATCTTTTGGGACATCTTCCTGCATTTCCCAAGTCCCACCACACAAACAATTCCAGCAGTCTTAAGCATAAGATGGGAACGTGCTGGTAAAGCACATGGTTGTGAGTGCAAGAGAAGGCTCAATGTGGCATGGAGAGACAGGATGTGCCCAATGGCATGGAGAACACTTTCCCAGCAGTGACAGTGCAAAATCTGGCTTCTGGGGAGGGGCTGTTGTGTGCACAGGGCTGAGTTACAATTTGGGGAAGCCTCTGTCTATCATGGGGGGAAGGGTGGATGTGGGGAGAAGGGACTGGCTTCCTCACTCACTTGAGGACTGTGCTTTTCCCACAGGGCAGGTATGAGCCTCTGGACTGTTTGGTATTCCACAGGAATTTCATACACGTGAAGGTCCACACTATCTCCCAGTCCCAGCTTCTCCAGCTCCTGAAAAAGAATGGAGACAGTTAAAAGCTAGGCTCACCATTTCCATAAAGAAGAAAGCTTTGACCATGGGAGGGAAAAGATACTTATCAGTTATGTTCCAGAGGCTACAGGAATGGTCCCCTATTCTCAAAGCTTTCAGAAAGGCACTGGCAGCATTGGACAAAGAGAACCAACACTGGCCTTGGGTTGGTCTAGACCCTGATCCCTTCCCTGAATGCTGGGATTTGCCAGGGCTAAGCAATCTTCTTGGGCAACGTGAAGCCCTAATGAGgagggtgaaccctgaaactatgTCTCCTTTCATCTGTAGAAGAAGGGTGATTGGGGTTTCAGGCTGTCCCCTGGGAAAAGCAGACCTCTCCCAGACAACACCCAGTTATCTGACCAGAGATGTGGTCACAgtctctattgagttgaagatcaGTCTGggaccactcccagtagctcCAACTCCAAGATAAGTCATCTGTTTTCCACTGCAGATAGTCCACagatagtctctgctctcaagaaactcacattctggatgcccatcaattggagaatggttgagtaaattgtggtatatgaacgttatggaatattattgttctgtaaggaatgaccagcaggatgaatacagagaggattggcgagacttacatgaactgatgccaagtgagatgagcagaaccaggagatcattatatacctcaacaacgatactgtttgaggatgtattctgatggaagtggatctcttcgataaagagagccttaattgatcaaagatggacagaagcagctacacccagagaaagaacactgggaaatgaatataaactgcttgcatttttgtttttcttcccaggttatttataccttttgaatccaattttccctgtgcaacaagagaactgtttggttctgtacagTATATcctatactataacctattcaacatgtaaaggactgcttgccatctgggggaggaggtggagggagggagaggaaaaatcggaacagaaatgaatgcaagagataattctgtaaaaaattaccctggcatgggttctagcaataaaaagttatttaaaaaaaaaaaaaagaaactcacattctaacgGGGATCACAACACAGAGAGGAGTTTGTAGATTGCAGTTTGGTTATAGATGTCCCACAGTCCTTAGGtacagcagcaaagcagatgCTAATATTGCCTCTCCTTTAATGTTATCCGTGAAGTCTTTCTTGAACTCCCTGGTGATTGTTAGCACTCTTCCCACATCTCCCAAAAGAAAGCAGCTCTCCTCATCCCTGTACATGGTTTATCTCCCTGATGGAATATAAACTCGTTGAGGGTAgcaactatttctttctttccttttcctttctttttttggacttttaaaaatctccatCATGCCATGCTAATAaagattttgggtttttttttttgg
This genomic window contains:
- the PGPEP1 gene encoding pyroglutamyl-peptidase 1, translated to MEQPKKAVVVTGFGPFGEHTVNASWIAVQELEKLGLGDSVDLHVYEIPVEYQTVQRLIPALWEKHSPQLVVHVGVSGMATTVTLEKCGHNNGYKGLDNCLFCPGSHCCVENGPECIDSIIDMDAVCKRVTTLGLDVTVTISQDAGRYLCDFTYYTSLYQSHGRSAFVHVPPLGKPYNADQLGRALQAIIEEMLDMLEQSEDQIDYSPQP